The genomic region AGGAGGATGAAGATCGAGAAGATCAGCATGGCGACGAAGAACATCCGCGCCAGAGCGTTCAGAATGACAGATTGCATAGACCTAGCCCTCCTTCTTCACGCGGCGGCGCAGCAGCGCCCAGACGCACATCGTGGCAAAGGCCACCACGGCAATCTCGCCCAGCGTATCGAGCGCCCGGAAGTCGACGAGGATCACGTTGACGACATTGCGTCCCTGCGCCTCGACATAGCTCGCCTCGCCAAAGAAATCTGACAGACGCCGGTCAAACGGCAGCACGCTCATCGCCAGCACGCCAAGCCCGCAAGCCAAGCCGAACCCGGCCGAGATCGCCAGCGCCACAGGCCGCTTGAGCAAGGAGACTTGCGGTGATGGCCGCAGGGACAGGCGAAGCAGCACCGCCAGCAGGATGACGATGGAGAGCGTTTCCACGGTGAACTGGGTGAAGGCGACGTCCGGTGCGCCATTCATCAGGAACACCACCGCCATCGTGTAGCCGACAATACCCACGCCCAGGATCGAGATCAGGACCGAGCGGGCAAAGGCAGCGACCGCGCACCCGATCAGGGTGAGAACCAGCACCACCGCCATGTAGGGACGCACTGGCTCGGCAGCGGCCGCCGTGATCATGTCACCGCTGAAACCGGCGAGCGACAGCAGGAGAGCCAGCGTGGAAACGCCGAGCGTGATGGCGATATAGGTGCGAAGCGACAGGGTCTGCAGCGCGCGCGCCGTGACCTGCCCTGCCCGGTCCAGCCAACCCATCACCGCGCTGTAGCCAAGGTCTGCAAACACCACATTGGCCTTCACATTGTCAGGATCGCGGTAGAGCCGGGTCCAGAACCAGACGAGCGCTGCGCCAGCGGCCAGCAGGCCGAGCGTGATGAGGAATTTCAGTCCCAGCGTCGGCGCCGCGTGAACTTCAAGCACGACTGTGCCGCCATAAAGCGCGCTCATCGCCGGGACGAGGATGCTGTTCCACGCCAGTGCCGGCATGACGCCAATGGCAAGCCCCAGCAGGCCAAGCGTCAGCGGCGGCAGGGCCATGCCGTAATATTCCTTGTGGTAGAGCTTCACCTCGCCATAGGGCGGCTTCAGGAAGAAGGGTTTGAGCGCGGCCAGACCGGCCACCGCCGTCATCACGGCAGAGCTCGCCAGCGCCACGAAGGTCAGCCACATGCCCCAGTTTCCGCCCTCAAAGGCGGCGGTCAGGAACAGATCCTTGGCCTTGTAGCCCAGGAAGAACGGCACGCCCGCCATCGAAATCGCCGCCAGAACGCTCGCAATCGCGGTAATCGGCAGCTTGAAGCCAAGCCCGCCGAGACGGGCCAGCTCGTACTGGTGGGTGGAGTGGATTACCTGCCCGGCGGTGAAGAAGAGCGCGGCCTTGTAGAGCGCGTGCGCGATCAGGAAGCCGACCATCGCCTTAACGCCCGCCTCGCCCGGCACACCGACCAGCAGAACCAATGTCGCCAGCGAGCATACGGTCGACCAGGCCAGCACCGCCTTGAAGCCGGTGGAGCGCATCACCGCATAGGCCGAGATCAGCATGGTGATGCCGCCAAACACCATCAGCGGGCCGTAGAAGATCAGGTACTCGCCAAACCCGGTATCAAAGCGGGCCAGCAGATAGACACCGAGCTTCACCATGGTGGCCGAGTGCAGATACGCGCTCGCCGGGGTCGGCGCGGCCATGGCGTTGGGCAGCCAGAAATGGAAGGGGAACTGGGCAGACTTCGTGAACGCGCCGATCAGCACCAGAACGATGATCGCCGGGAAGGCAGGCGAATTGGCAATCTGCGGCGCCTGCGCGGTGATCTCGGTCAGGGAGAACGTGCCAGCTGTCAGGCCCAGAATGATGATGCCGCCCAGCAGCGCCAGACCGCCGCCCGCCGTGACCACCAGCGATTGCAGCGCGGCTTTGCGGGCCTTCGCATCCTCATGCTTGAAGCCGATCAGGAAGTAGGAAACGAGGCTCGTCATTTCCCAGAAGATGAACAGCATGATGAGATCATCGGCCAGCACCGTGCCGAGCATCGCCGTCATGAACAGCAGGATGAAGCCCAGGAACCGGCCCCGGTCCTTCGCGTCATCGCTGAAATAGCTGCCCGCATAGATCACCACCAGCGTGCCGATGCCGGTAATCAGAAGCGAGAACAGCAGGGAGAAGCCGTCCAGCCGGAAGCCCAGCGACACGCCGTAAGCGGGCACCCATTCGATCGTCTGCAGAATGGCCGTGCCGACCGGAAGGTCAGGCAGCTGAAGCAGCAGCGACACAAACAGGAATGCCGGTACCAGAGCCAGCAATGGCCCGGCAAAGCGCCCGGCGATTCGGGTGACGGGCGCAGCAACGAGCGCGCTCAGCGCCGCTATGATCACAAACCAGACAGGCGACATCGGGCCTCCGGCGATTAGGGGACGGACGGTC from Glycocaulis abyssi harbors:
- the mbhE gene encoding hydrogen gas-evolving membrane-bound hydrogenase subunit E — translated: MSPVWFVIIAALSALVAAPVTRIAGRFAGPLLALVPAFLFVSLLLQLPDLPVGTAILQTIEWVPAYGVSLGFRLDGFSLLFSLLITGIGTLVVIYAGSYFSDDAKDRGRFLGFILLFMTAMLGTVLADDLIMLFIFWEMTSLVSYFLIGFKHEDAKARKAALQSLVVTAGGGLALLGGIIILGLTAGTFSLTEITAQAPQIANSPAFPAIIVLVLIGAFTKSAQFPFHFWLPNAMAAPTPASAYLHSATMVKLGVYLLARFDTGFGEYLIFYGPLMVFGGITMLISAYAVMRSTGFKAVLAWSTVCSLATLVLLVGVPGEAGVKAMVGFLIAHALYKAALFFTAGQVIHSTHQYELARLGGLGFKLPITAIASVLAAISMAGVPFFLGYKAKDLFLTAAFEGGNWGMWLTFVALASSAVMTAVAGLAALKPFFLKPPYGEVKLYHKEYYGMALPPLTLGLLGLAIGVMPALAWNSILVPAMSALYGGTVVLEVHAAPTLGLKFLITLGLLAAGAALVWFWTRLYRDPDNVKANVVFADLGYSAVMGWLDRAGQVTARALQTLSLRTYIAITLGVSTLALLLSLAGFSGDMITAAAAEPVRPYMAVVLVLTLIGCAVAAFARSVLISILGVGIVGYTMAVVFLMNGAPDVAFTQFTVETLSIVILLAVLLRLSLRPSPQVSLLKRPVALAISAGFGLACGLGVLAMSVLPFDRRLSDFFGEASYVEAQGRNVVNVILVDFRALDTLGEIAVVAFATMCVWALLRRRVKKEG